From the Thermococcus guaymasensis DSM 11113 genome, one window contains:
- a CDS encoding CDC48 family AAA ATPase, translated as MIFGKGEERVEEIKLRVAEALKVDVGRGIVRFDRPYQRKLGVSVGDIVELIGSRSTAAIVANAHPDDRGLDIIRMDGYIRKNAGVSIGDYITIRKAQVQEAKKVVLAPAQKGVILQIPGDIVKQNLLGRPVVKGDIIVASGRGETGYYGSPLDDLIRGLFEAMPIGFGELKFVVVNTVPKGIVQITYNTEVEVLPQAVEVREESIPEVTYEDIGGLSDAIQKIREMVELPLKHPELFERLGIEPPKGVLLYGPPGTGKTLLAKAVANEANAHFIAINGPEIMSKFYGESEERLREIFKEAEENAPSIIFIDEIDAIAPKREEVVGEVEKRVVSQLLTLMDGLKSRGKVIVIAATNRPDALDPALRRPGRFDREIEVGVPDKQGRKEILQIHTRGMPLEPSFNKEEVLAVLDQLAKRGDKFAEEVTRIRPLIEGAQSGEDVREILKRNGELYSEVKAKLIDRMLDRIADRTHGFVGADLAALAREAAMVVLRRLIQEGKVSPEQERIPPEVLQELRVREEDFYEALKMVEPSALREVLIEVPNVHWDDIGGLEDVKQELREAVEWPLKYPKAFERLGITPPKGILLYGPPGTGKTLLAKAVANESQANFIAIRGPEVLSKWVGETEKRVREIFRKARQAAPTVVFIDEIDAIAPARGSYEGGRHLDTLINQLLTEMDGIQENSGVVVIGATNRPDIIDPALLRPGRFDRLILVPAPDEKARLEIFKVHTRRVPLADDISLEELAKRTEGYSGADIEALVREAALIALRRAVSKLPRELVEQQSEEFLESLKVSRKDFEMALKKVKPSITPYMVEYYRNFEESRRRKGGKETGGVDYYTF; from the coding sequence GTGATTTTTGGAAAGGGCGAGGAGAGAGTTGAGGAGATAAAGCTCAGGGTTGCAGAGGCATTGAAAGTTGATGTTGGGAGGGGCATAGTCCGCTTTGACAGACCGTACCAGCGTAAGCTGGGGGTCAGTGTGGGCGACATCGTTGAGCTCATAGGTTCCCGCTCGACTGCCGCGATAGTCGCCAACGCCCACCCAGACGACAGAGGTCTCGACATAATAAGAATGGACGGCTACATCAGGAAAAACGCCGGTGTCAGCATAGGCGACTACATCACCATTAGAAAGGCTCAGGTGCAGGAGGCGAAGAAAGTTGTCCTGGCCCCTGCCCAGAAAGGCGTCATCCTCCAGATACCAGGCGATATAGTCAAGCAGAACCTTCTAGGGCGGCCGGTTGTAAAGGGAGACATAATCGTAGCGAGCGGCAGGGGCGAAACCGGTTATTACGGAAGCCCGCTCGACGACCTCATCAGGGGTCTCTTCGAGGCCATGCCAATAGGTTTTGGCGAGCTAAAGTTCGTGGTTGTGAACACGGTTCCCAAGGGCATTGTCCAGATAACCTACAACACGGAAGTGGAGGTTCTCCCCCAGGCAGTTGAGGTCCGCGAGGAGAGCATCCCAGAGGTCACTTACGAGGACATCGGCGGCCTCAGTGACGCCATTCAGAAGATCCGCGAGATGGTTGAGCTCCCGCTCAAGCACCCTGAGCTCTTTGAGAGGCTTGGAATAGAGCCGCCAAAGGGGGTGCTCCTCTACGGCCCGCCCGGAACTGGCAAGACACTCCTCGCCAAAGCAGTAGCAAACGAGGCGAACGCCCACTTCATAGCCATCAACGGCCCCGAAATAATGAGCAAGTTCTACGGCGAGAGTGAGGAAAGGCTTAGGGAGATCTTCAAGGAAGCTGAGGAAAACGCTCCGAGCATCATATTCATCGATGAGATTGATGCCATAGCACCAAAGAGGGAGGAAGTTGTTGGAGAAGTCGAGAAGCGTGTTGTCAGTCAGCTCCTTACGCTGATGGACGGCCTCAAGAGCAGGGGCAAGGTCATCGTCATAGCAGCAACAAACAGGCCCGACGCCCTTGACCCGGCCCTGAGGAGGCCGGGAAGGTTTGACAGGGAGATTGAGGTCGGCGTCCCAGACAAGCAGGGCAGGAAGGAGATCCTCCAGATACACACCAGAGGAATGCCCCTGGAGCCCTCCTTTAACAAGGAAGAGGTTCTGGCAGTGCTTGACCAGCTGGCCAAGAGGGGAGATAAATTTGCCGAAGAGGTTACCAGGATAAGGCCTCTCATTGAGGGGGCCCAGAGCGGGGAGGACGTCAGGGAGATCCTGAAGAGAAACGGTGAGCTTTACTCCGAGGTGAAGGCTAAGCTGATAGACAGGATGCTCGACAGGATAGCGGATAGAACACACGGGTTCGTTGGTGCTGACCTTGCTGCCCTCGCGAGGGAAGCGGCCATGGTCGTTCTTAGGCGGCTCATCCAGGAGGGTAAGGTGAGCCCTGAGCAGGAACGCATTCCGCCGGAGGTTCTTCAGGAGCTCAGGGTCAGAGAAGAGGACTTCTACGAGGCCCTCAAGATGGTCGAGCCCTCAGCCCTCAGGGAAGTTTTGATAGAAGTCCCGAACGTCCACTGGGACGACATCGGTGGGCTTGAGGACGTCAAACAGGAACTCAGAGAAGCAGTAGAATGGCCCCTCAAGTATCCAAAAGCCTTTGAGAGGCTTGGAATCACACCGCCAAAGGGAATACTCCTCTACGGCCCGCCCGGAACTGGTAAGACGCTCCTCGCTAAAGCGGTAGCCAACGAGAGCCAGGCCAACTTCATCGCCATCAGGGGGCCTGAAGTGCTCAGCAAATGGGTCGGTGAGACCGAGAAGAGGGTGAGGGAGATATTCAGGAAGGCAAGGCAGGCCGCTCCTACTGTGGTGTTCATCGACGAGATTGACGCGATAGCACCGGCTAGAGGAAGCTACGAGGGAGGAAGACACCTCGATACCCTGATCAACCAGCTTCTCACCGAGATGGATGGTATTCAGGAGAACAGTGGCGTGGTTGTCATTGGAGCCACGAACAGGCCGGACATCATTGATCCAGCACTGCTCAGGCCTGGTAGGTTTGACAGGCTGATACTCGTGCCAGCACCCGACGAGAAAGCCAGGCTGGAAATATTCAAGGTGCACACGAGACGCGTCCCACTTGCAGACGATATCAGCCTCGAAGAGCTCGCCAAGAGAACCGAAGGTTACTCTGGAGCCGATATTGAGGCCCTCGTGAGAGAGGCAGCGTTGATAGCACTGAGGCGCGCGGTGTCAAAGCTCCCGCGGGAACTCGTTGAGCAGCAGAGTGAGGAGTTCCTTGAGAGCCTGAAGGTGTCAAGGAAGGACTTTGAGATGGCCCTAAAGAAAGTTAAGCCCAGCATAACGCCGTACATGGTCGAGTACTACAGAAACTTCGAGGAGAGCAGGAGGAGAAAGGGTGGCAAGGAGACTGGAGGGGTGGACTACTACACCTTCTGA
- the udp gene encoding uridine phosphorylase yields MGEKFISAERPQTEEGYQYHIACKPGDVARYVLLPGDPERVPKISALWDEAREIAFHREYRTHTGKYKGVPISVTSTGIGGPSTAIAIEELAAIGADTFIRVGSTGAIQPGIEIGDLIIAKAAVRLEGTSKQYVRVEYPASADLEVTLALIEAAETLGVRYHLGITASTDSFYLGQGRPGLNGYFPSFAKNIIDDLRQARVTNFEMEAATLYTLANIYGLRAGCVCAVFANRVTNEFGKAGEKEAALVASEAVKILAEWDEEKEKAGKKVWFPGLRGRNG; encoded by the coding sequence ATGGGTGAGAAGTTCATATCCGCTGAGAGGCCCCAGACTGAGGAAGGTTACCAGTACCACATAGCCTGCAAGCCCGGCGACGTTGCGCGCTACGTCCTCCTGCCGGGCGACCCCGAGAGGGTGCCCAAGATAAGTGCCCTCTGGGACGAGGCCAGGGAAATAGCGTTCCACCGCGAATACAGGACGCACACCGGGAAGTACAAGGGCGTGCCGATAAGCGTCACCTCGACCGGAATAGGCGGGCCCTCAACGGCCATAGCGATAGAGGAGCTCGCCGCCATTGGGGCTGACACCTTCATAAGGGTCGGCTCCACCGGTGCAATCCAGCCGGGAATAGAAATCGGCGACCTGATAATAGCCAAGGCGGCGGTGAGGCTTGAGGGCACCTCAAAACAGTACGTCAGGGTCGAGTATCCGGCGAGTGCGGACCTTGAGGTCACCCTCGCGTTGATCGAGGCCGCCGAGACCCTCGGCGTGCGCTACCACCTCGGAATCACCGCCTCGACCGACAGCTTCTACCTCGGCCAGGGCAGGCCGGGCCTTAACGGCTACTTCCCGAGCTTTGCGAAGAACATAATAGACGACCTGAGACAGGCCAGGGTCACAAACTTCGAGATGGAAGCAGCTACTCTCTACACGCTTGCCAACATCTACGGCCTCAGGGCTGGCTGTGTCTGTGCTGTCTTCGCCAACCGCGTCACCAACGAGTTCGGTAAGGCAGGGGAGAAGGAAGCGGCACTGGTTGCCAGCGAGGCCGTGAAAATACTCGCCGAGTGGGACGAGGAGAAAGAGAAGGCAGGCAAGAAGGTGTGGTTCCCGGGGCTGAGGGGTAGAAATGGATGA
- a CDS encoding pyridoxal-phosphate dependent enzyme gives MLRCSRCGKTYPETFRLTCECGGTLLVEGYSETFTPGPFLDVRRYLNHLPIENYVIPVPAITPISEMEINGVKAVFKLEYLQSSGSFKDRGTWVTVSKLLEEGIREVVLDSSGNAAISLALYGLSAGIKVHTFVSYDTSPGKLALLQKLGAVIHYVDGDRMAVHERAVEFSEREGITYVSHWLNPYFLEGTKTVAFEVYEQVGVPDYVIAPAGSGTLFLGLWKGFSELKAMGEIERLPRLVAVQASGYESLCERSHARNALAEGIAIPEPPRLNEMKRALRKTDGLCVSVNEPETREALNWLKRHGFIVEPTSAVVLSALWKLIEMGEIKRGEKAVLPLTGSGLKLTQGI, from the coding sequence ATGCTGCGCTGTTCCCGCTGCGGGAAGACGTATCCCGAGACCTTCCGTTTAACCTGCGAGTGCGGCGGAACGCTCCTCGTTGAGGGGTACTCAGAGACCTTCACACCAGGGCCGTTCCTCGATGTGAGGCGCTACCTCAACCACCTGCCCATCGAGAACTATGTAATCCCCGTCCCAGCGATAACCCCCATCAGCGAGATGGAGATAAACGGCGTTAAAGCTGTTTTCAAGCTGGAATACCTTCAGTCCAGCGGATCTTTTAAGGACAGGGGGACGTGGGTCACGGTCTCAAAGCTGCTCGAAGAAGGCATTCGCGAGGTCGTACTCGACAGCTCCGGTAACGCCGCTATAAGCTTAGCGCTCTACGGCCTTTCCGCGGGAATCAAGGTGCACACCTTCGTCTCCTATGACACGAGCCCCGGCAAGCTGGCGCTCCTTCAAAAGCTCGGTGCAGTTATTCACTACGTTGATGGTGACAGGATGGCCGTCCACGAGCGTGCTGTTGAGTTCTCTGAGAGGGAAGGCATTACCTACGTTTCCCACTGGCTCAACCCCTACTTCTTAGAGGGCACTAAGACAGTTGCCTTTGAGGTTTACGAGCAGGTAGGCGTTCCCGACTACGTTATTGCTCCAGCCGGAAGCGGAACGCTCTTCCTCGGCCTCTGGAAGGGCTTCTCCGAGCTGAAGGCCATGGGCGAAATTGAGAGACTTCCGAGGCTCGTCGCTGTTCAGGCTTCCGGCTACGAGAGCCTTTGCGAGCGCTCCCATGCCAGAAACGCCCTCGCGGAGGGGATAGCGATTCCAGAGCCACCGAGGCTGAATGAGATGAAGCGGGCACTCCGGAAAACAGACGGGCTCTGCGTGAGCGTCAACGAGCCCGAAACGAGGGAAGCGCTCAACTGGCTCAAGAGGCACGGCTTCATCGTTGAACCGACCTCAGCGGTTGTGCTCTCGGCCCTCTGGAAGCTCATCGAAATGGGCGAAATCAAGCGGGGTGAAAAAGCTGTCCTGCCCCTGACGGGGTCGGGACTTAAACTAACCCAAGGTATTTAA
- a CDS encoding MEMO1 family protein gives MIRYPTVAGSFYPSDEALIEMLEEFFKDLGEEGSKRRITAGVAPHAGYVFSGYTASRTYKAIFEDGLPETFVILGPNHTGLGSPIAVYPEGEWLTPLGSIEVDAEMAKAIAKLSGIADLDELAHKYEHSIEVQVPFIQYLSELAGKDVRIVPITLGIQDEDVSKALGKAIFEASEELGRDVVVIASTDFMHYGPAYGYVPFRARADELPHRIKEWDFRLIRRVLDFDVDGLFRELREMRHTMCGPGAVGTAIVYSRLAGALETELLHYTTSFEVSRSTEAIVGYASIVMRK, from the coding sequence GTGATAAGGTACCCCACTGTTGCAGGGAGCTTCTATCCGTCGGACGAAGCTCTCATCGAGATGCTGGAGGAGTTTTTCAAAGATCTCGGAGAAGAGGGGAGCAAGAGGAGGATAACGGCCGGAGTAGCGCCTCACGCTGGCTACGTCTTCTCGGGCTACACCGCGTCGAGGACATACAAGGCCATCTTTGAGGACGGCCTTCCTGAGACCTTTGTAATACTCGGGCCGAACCACACGGGCCTCGGTTCGCCGATAGCAGTCTATCCTGAGGGCGAGTGGCTGACACCGCTCGGGAGCATAGAAGTTGACGCCGAGATGGCCAAGGCGATAGCGAAGCTTTCCGGAATAGCCGACCTCGATGAGCTCGCCCACAAATACGAGCACTCCATTGAGGTGCAGGTGCCGTTCATTCAGTACCTCAGCGAGCTGGCCGGCAAAGACGTCAGGATAGTCCCCATAACCCTCGGAATCCAGGACGAGGACGTTTCGAAGGCCCTCGGAAAGGCTATCTTCGAGGCCAGTGAAGAGCTCGGCAGGGATGTGGTCGTAATAGCGAGCACGGACTTCATGCACTACGGCCCGGCCTACGGCTACGTTCCGTTCAGGGCGAGGGCCGATGAGCTCCCGCACAGGATAAAGGAGTGGGACTTCCGGCTGATAAGGAGAGTCCTCGACTTCGACGTTGACGGCCTGTTTAGAGAGCTCCGCGAGATGAGGCACACGATGTGCGGGCCTGGAGCGGTTGGGACGGCGATAGTTTACTCTCGCCTTGCTGGGGCTCTTGAAACGGAGCTCCTCCACTACACGACGAGCTTTGAGGTAAGCAGGAGCACTGAGGCTATAGTTGGTTACGCGAGCATCGTGATGAGGAAGTGA
- a CDS encoding nucleotidyltransferase family protein, whose amino-acid sequence MQIKRVRTLEDVQKILRAHRKELREKYCVKHIGIFGSYSRNEQRMDSDVDILVEFERPVGLMTFVRLQEYLEELLGVKVDLVTKGALKRRIRERILKEVKYV is encoded by the coding sequence ATGCAGATCAAGCGCGTTAGAACACTTGAGGATGTTCAAAAAATCCTAAGGGCCCACAGGAAGGAACTGCGTGAAAAATACTGTGTTAAGCATATTGGCATATTTGGCTCTTATTCACGAAACGAGCAGAGGATGGACAGCGACGTTGACATTCTCGTGGAGTTCGAGCGGCCCGTTGGGTTAATGACGTTCGTTCGTCTTCAGGAATACCTGGAGGAACTCCTTGGGGTTAAGGTTGATCTTGTAACCAAGGGCGCCCTGAAGAGACGCATCAGGGAACGGATCCTTAAAGAGGTGAAATACGTATGA
- a CDS encoding mevalonate kinase — protein sequence MRVLASAPAKIILFGEHSVVYGKPAIAAAINLRTYVWAEFNETGAIKIEAKDIRVPGLTVSFSEDEIYFESDYGKAAEVLSYVREAIELVREEADKRDKGITVSITSQIPVGAGLGSSAAVAVATIGAVSKLLGLELTNEEIGKLGHKVELLVQGASSGIDPTVSAIGGFIHYEKGRFEHLPFMELPIVVGYTGSSGSTKELVAMVRKTKEEMPEIIEPILFSMGKVVEKAREILLSDLDDDVRFERLGRLMNINHGLLDALGVSTKKLSELVYAARTAGALGAKITGAGGGGCMYALAPGRQREVATAITIAGGTPMITEISREGLRIEEVIP from the coding sequence ATGAGGGTTCTCGCGTCAGCTCCGGCTAAAATTATCCTCTTTGGCGAGCACAGCGTTGTATATGGAAAGCCCGCTATAGCTGCCGCGATAAACCTGAGGACGTACGTCTGGGCGGAGTTCAACGAGACGGGAGCAATAAAGATAGAGGCCAAGGACATACGCGTTCCCGGTTTGACCGTTTCGTTCTCCGAAGACGAGATTTACTTCGAGAGCGACTACGGAAAGGCCGCAGAGGTGTTGAGCTACGTTAGGGAGGCGATAGAGCTGGTGAGAGAGGAGGCGGACAAGAGAGACAAGGGAATAACCGTCTCGATAACCTCCCAGATTCCTGTTGGGGCTGGCCTCGGCTCTTCCGCCGCCGTTGCCGTCGCTACAATTGGCGCAGTCTCAAAGCTCCTCGGCCTTGAGCTGACCAACGAGGAGATAGGGAAGCTCGGTCACAAGGTTGAGCTTCTCGTTCAAGGTGCTTCCAGCGGCATTGACCCAACGGTCTCCGCCATAGGCGGCTTCATCCACTACGAGAAGGGGAGGTTCGAGCACCTTCCCTTCATGGAGCTCCCCATAGTCGTCGGATACACGGGCTCCAGCGGTTCGACGAAGGAGCTCGTTGCGATGGTGAGGAAGACGAAGGAAGAAATGCCTGAGATAATAGAGCCAATACTCTTCTCGATGGGCAAGGTCGTTGAGAAAGCCAGGGAAATACTGCTCTCGGACCTTGACGATGATGTACGCTTCGAGAGGCTCGGAAGGCTGATGAACATCAACCACGGTCTCCTCGACGCGCTCGGCGTCTCGACCAAGAAGCTGAGCGAGCTGGTCTACGCCGCGAGAACAGCTGGAGCCCTCGGGGCAAAGATAACAGGAGCCGGCGGCGGAGGCTGTATGTACGCCCTCGCGCCCGGCAGGCAGAGGGAGGTCGCGACGGCCATAACCATAGCCGGCGGGACGCCGATGATAACCGAGATAAGCAGGGAGGGCCTCAGGATAGAGGAGGTGATTCCGTGA
- a CDS encoding isopentenyl phosphate kinase produces the protein MIIVKIGGSVFSDKKGKPENFDHETVRQIAKEIANFYPGKSFIVVHGGGSFGHHYAKKYRIREGLPQDFEAAREKMIGFTRTHQSMLRANGNFLDHFLGEGLPAFPVSTSSVFITENGGVAYGDVEVIKKLLELRFIPVLFGDVSLDLAKGIDILSGDQIISYLAKMLNPEKVIFLMDVDGIYDGDPGEGRLLQNISVDEIDSLLKRLHCTAAGTDVTGGICNKLEEAKKIAEYSEVWFVNGKIPGRLSGAIRGDGFGTRIVH, from the coding sequence GTGATAATCGTCAAGATCGGCGGCAGTGTCTTCAGCGACAAAAAGGGCAAGCCAGAAAACTTCGACCACGAGACCGTGAGGCAGATAGCAAAGGAAATCGCGAACTTTTACCCGGGCAAAAGCTTCATTGTAGTCCACGGGGGCGGGAGCTTCGGCCACCACTACGCCAAAAAATATCGGATCAGAGAGGGCCTTCCACAGGACTTTGAGGCCGCGAGGGAGAAAATGATCGGCTTTACCCGAACTCACCAGTCAATGCTCAGGGCAAACGGCAACTTCCTCGACCACTTTTTGGGGGAAGGCCTTCCCGCGTTCCCGGTTTCAACGTCCTCGGTCTTTATAACCGAGAACGGGGGGGTGGCTTACGGCGACGTGGAGGTCATTAAAAAGCTCCTCGAATTGAGGTTCATCCCGGTTTTATTCGGCGACGTCTCCCTTGACCTCGCAAAGGGAATAGACATTCTCTCCGGCGACCAGATAATATCCTACCTTGCCAAGATGCTCAACCCGGAGAAGGTGATCTTTCTCATGGACGTTGACGGGATCTATGACGGAGATCCGGGGGAAGGACGGCTCTTGCAGAACATCAGCGTAGATGAGATCGACTCGCTCCTTAAAAGGCTTCACTGCACGGCCGCAGGGACGGACGTGACGGGAGGGATCTGCAACAAGCTGGAGGAGGCGAAGAAGATAGCAGAGTACTCTGAGGTCTGGTTCGTAAACGGAAAGATCCCGGGAAGATTAAGCGGGGCGATAAGGGGAGACGGATTTGGGACGAGGATTGTACATTAG